The following is a genomic window from Bacillota bacterium.
CCGTTAAATACCGAACGCAACCGGACGGTCATCGGTTGGGAGCAGTGCAAAACCGTTGCCACCACTCCCACGAAACCGCGCGGGTTGGCGGTAAGGTCTCCGGGCAGGAAGTTCGGCTTGAGGTCGAAGGTCCACACCTGCTTCGGGGGGCGCACCGTCTGGATACGCAGGATTCTCGAGGGCTGCACCGGTTCCTGCGTCAGGAAGGGGATATCGCGCGGCAACACCTCCCTCCACGGCGCGCATCCCACCTCACCGACGACAGCGGCGTTTTGCCACGCGCGGTCGTCGTAACCTGCCAGCGTCCAGTGTAGCAGGTCCTTCCGCGCATCGAACATCTCCGCCCATGCCTGCTGGCAGGCCATGCGGGGCATTCGGCGTTCGTAAGCGGGGTGTTCAATGCCCTTCCATGTCTCATCTGTGGCAGCAACCACTTTGCCGTCGCATTCCACCTGCGCCAGCAAGCCCCCGCGCGCCTGCAGGTACTGGAACGTGGAATGCCCGAAGTGGTGCACCAGCACAGCCACCACGTTCTCACCCACACAGACGTACGGCGTGATGTCGTAAGTATCGTAGCGCCAGCGATGCGGGAACGCCCGCACGGGACCGTGTCCGAGATACTTGCCGTTCACCCACACCGAGTAGCGCGAGTCGGCGGTGATATGCAAAACAGCATTCGAAAAGCGCTGGGGCAGCGTAAACGCTTTGCGCACCGCCCAGAAGAAGTTACGGGGCGCGTCTTCGCCCGGATGCCATATCCATTTCGCCTGCCAGTTCATCGCTGAAATCTCCTTCGTGTAGTCTCTGGCATGACTGATTCGCAACAGGATGGGGCACTTCCTGTTACAGGACATCCGCCCCGTCAGCATCGAAATCATTATTTGCGGGAGGAAGGAGGGAAGCAAACAGTGCCAACCCATGTTTTACGCACGCCGCAGATGGAAATCGGCGTGGAGCGCGGTATCATCCATCTGCTGGCCAACCGCAAAGCGGGCGAAACCTTCTCCGTGCCGGCAGCGCCGCCGCTGACGGGTGTGCGTCATCTCAAAAGCGGGGAGGTGTGGAACGACCGTCCGCAGGTGGAACATCGCCTGCAGGGGCAGGAGCTGCTGGTGGAGCTTCGCTGGCGCGAGCAGGGCACGGGCAACCTGTTGCAGACTCGCCTGCGCGCACAGCCAGAGGGCGACGTGCTGGTGACGCAGAAGGCGGACTGTACCCTGCCCGGACTGGTGGGCTTGCAGTGGGAGCTGGTGATACCCGACACCTGCGAGCTGCTGGTACCAGGCTACAGCGGTCTGCGCCTGAGCGCAGACAGCGACTTCCAGCCCATGCAGTTCAACTACCCGATGGAGTGGGAAGCGCAATTTGTGCTGGTACAGGGCAAGCGGGGCGGCTTCCTGATTTACGCGGAGGACAACGCGGAACACTTCAAGCGTCTCTTTGTACAGCACCGCAGCAGGCAGTTCTGGGTGGGTTTCGAGACGTGGTGTACCGCCCCCTTCGACAAAATCCAGCAGGCAGAGTCGGTACGGTGGCGCATCTGTGCCTATTCGGGCAGCTGGCTGCACGGCGCGGCGATGTACCGGCGGTGGGCGGAGGAGACCTTCGGGCTGGCTGCGCTGCGACGCACGCAACCCGGCTGGGTGGACGATATCCAGACGGTCATCATCGACAACGGCGACGACATGGACAAAATGCGGGCGCTGGCGGAACGGCTGAACCCGCGTCAAACGCTAGTCTACATCCCGGACTGGCGCAAAGACGGCTACGACCGCAACTACCCCGACTACACGCCGCTTCCGGACATGCCGCACCGCATGGAGCAGTTGCGTCGGCTGGGTTTTCGAATCATGTTGCACGTGAACTACTTCGGCTGCACGCCGGAAAACCCCGTGTACGAACAGATGAAAGCCTATCACTTCCGCGACCCGTTCACCGGCGACCCGCTATACTGGGACTGGCAGCGCGCCGAGCCGCCCATCAAGTTCGCCTACATCAATCCAGCGGCGAAGGCGTGGCGGGAGTTGTTTGTGCAGCGCATGGTGGATCTGTGCCGCCTGCTGAAACCCGACGCCTTACATCTGGACCAAACGCTATGTATCTACAACGACCGCAATGGTCTTATCGACGATATGAACGCCATGCAGGGCAATATGGCGTTGCACCGCGAGCTGCGGGACGCCCTGCCCGACGTGGCGCTGTCCGGTGAAGGGCTGAACGAAGTCTCTTTCCGCTATGAGCAGTTCGCGCAACGGCACGCGTGGGGCATCAACGCGGCTGACTCCAAAGCGGAGATGCGCTACGTCCGTATGGCGCACCCGGTGAGCTCGAGCTTACTGGTGCCTCACACCCGCCTGTACGGCTATCTCGGAATGGTAAGCCCGCAGATGTGGCAGCTTTATGTGGCGTGGCGCACGGCATACGAACGGTTCGGCGTGTTGCCCACCTTCGGGTGGCTATCGCGTGAGCAGGCGACTCAGCCCGATACCACCATGCAAATCCTCTGGGGCGAGGCGCGATGGTTCCAGCAGCACCGTCCTGTGCCCGATTACACCCCCGCCCGCTGGGATGCGAATACTGTATTCGCTTACCGCACTGTGGATGGCGGCATCGCCCGCTACCGCCGCGAGCCAACCGGCGTCTGCCTGGAGGCGCAAAAGGGTGGCGTGCGTCGCATCATCGCGCGGCGTATTGAGGGCGTAAGCCAGGCACGGGTTGGCGGTTCTATTCCCCACTGGCACGCCTATAACGAGCAGGGGATGCTGGGCTTGAACCCCGATACGAGTTACGTTTGGGTGAGTAATCCGCCCGACCTGAACGCTTTGCACGTGCATCATATGCCGGAGAAGCTCATGCTTGCCGCCGCTACTGTTCAGCAGGCGGAGTGGGCGCACTTCGGCTTCCAGCCGCACGAAGAGGTGCTTGTCGTTCTCCACGACCTGCGCGAGCAGATACGGCACGAAGTCGCCGGTAGGTTGGGCGAAGGTTACATCGTGGAACACGAGACGGGTGCGGTGGCACGCCCCCACGGCGATGGCATCTTCATGCACCCACCGTACCGTCGGCACGTTGGGAAGAGTGTCTGGCTGGAGTATACGGTCACTCTACCCGCCGACCGCACCTGTGTGTTCCGAAGTGGGATAGGCTACACTTCGCCGGATGCCGCCCAACGCAGCGATGGCATCACTTTCTCGGTAACCGCCTTTGGCACACGCGGATCCCTGTCGGCGAAGCAGCATGTCATGGGCAACACCCCGCAGGAACTCACGTTGAACCTGAGTGCGCTTCGCGGACAGCGCATCCGCCTGCGACTGGAGGCACACCCAGGTCCCAAAGGTTCCCCCGATTTCGACTGGGGATACTGGACACGCCCGCGCGTGGCGGCACTGCCGACGCAACAGATGCCGGTGGAGGTCTACTCTCCCCAACAACCGCGTCTGGCGTTCCTGAACGGCGCGGTGGCGCGCTGGCAGTCGGTGGCGTCGCGGCGTTACCGCTTCGTGCTGCCTGCCGACGGAGGCGCGCTGGTCTTAGTCTACGCGGAACCGAAACCGGTTGCTCTTCCGGTAGACCTGACGCAGGTCACATTCCAGAGCGGGCTGGAACTGCAGGGCGCGGTGGCCGCACCGACAGGGTTCCTGCAGGCGGGTGTGGGCACAGGCGTCTGTTCAGGTGTGGCCAAGCGCGGCTTCTCCGCCCACCCTCCACCCCACGGCAAGTCGTATGTCGCCTTCCTGTTGAGGCTGCCTTGGCAACCAGCGGTCTTGCGCGGATTTGCGGGCATCCGGGACGGGGCAGAGGGTAAATCCAACGGCGTGCGCTTCAGCGTGGAGGTAAACGGCAAAGAGATGTGGAACCGAACCGTGCTTCCCGGCGAGGGGTGGATGCCGTTTGAGGTGCCGCTGAATCGATGGCAAGGCCAGGCGGTGTTTCTGCGGCTGGTGGGCGACTCGCTGGGCGACTACGGTTGGGATTGGGCACACTGGGGTGAGGTCAGGATAGAATGAATCGTCAGGACGCCTGGAACCTGCTTTGCGAGTACACGCAGTCCGAGAACCTGCGCCGCCACGCGCTGGCGGTAGAAGCATGTATGCGCTACTATGCCCGTCTGTGGGGCGAGGACGAGGACCTCTGGGGCATCGTCGGTCTGTTGCACGATATGGATTACGAGCAGCACCCATCCATGGAAGAGCATCCCTTTGTGGGCATGGAGATACTGCGTCAGCGCGGCTATCCGGAGGAAGTGGTTCGCGCGGTGGGGGCGCACGCTGACCACACGGGCATTCCCCGCCAGACGCGAATGGAACACACCCTTTTCGCCTGCGACGAGCTGACCGGCTTCGTGACGGCGGTGGCGCTGGTGCGTCCGAGCAAAAAGCTGGCACAGGTGGACGTAAGCGCAGTACGCAAGAAGATGAAGGACAAAGCCTTTGCGCGGGCGGTCAGCCGCGAGGACCTGCTGAAGGGGGCAGAGGAGATTGGCTTGCCGTTCGATGAGCATGTGCAGCACGTCATCAACGCCATGTCCACCATCGCGGAGGAGCTGGGGCTGTGAAGGTATACATCGACGGCGCATCGCGGGGCAATCCCGGCAAAGCGGGTATCGGCGTGGTGCTGTGCAATGACGCCAGCGAGCCAGTGAAGGAAATCAGCGAATCGGTCGGCATCGCCACCAACAACGTGGCAGAATATCGCGCGTTGATACGCGGTCTGGAGGAGGCGCGTGCGCTTGGTGCGGATACCGTGGAGGTGTATACCGATAGCGAGTTACTGGCACGTCAGCTCAGCGGGCAGTACGGTGTACACTCCCCACATTTGCAACCCCTTTACTACCGTGTCCGTGCGCTGTTACGGCTGTTCAAAAGCGTGACGATACAGCACATCCCCCGCGCCCAGAACCAGCGTGCGGACACACTGGCGAAGGCAGCAACGGGCAATGAATCTGTGAGTGTTCAATAACAGGAAGGTGTCTCTGTCGTCACTGAAAACACTGTGCGCGGAGGCATCCGTCGTAACTGCGTAACTCCCTAACGCACAAGCCCACGGCTACATTCTATATTTTTGAACACCCCGATTCGCTATTGCATTCCCACACATCTTGTGGTATTCTATTATTAGATAAAATAATCTTTATATCTGAATATCTCATTAGATACAGGAGGAAGTTCCCATGAGCGAGCTCATCAACAACCGCCAGAGGCGAATTGAGACCCTCAAAGGGTTGATCCGGCAGCTTCACCAGGGCACAGACGAGGCCGAGGTGAAGACGAAGATAGAGCAGCTGCTTCCCGACCTGGATTACAGCGACGTGTTCACTGCCGAGATGCAGCTGATACAGGAGGGCATTCCTCCGCAGAGTATCCAGCAGCTGTGCGATGCCCACACGCGCGTGTTGCGGGCGCAACTGGACAGGCAGCAGGCAATCGAGATGCCCCCTGGGCACCCACTGCATACCTTCTTGCAAGAGAATCGCGCACTGAGTCAGGTGATAGAGCAGGTGCGCTCCCTGGTGCAGCAGGTGGAAGCGTTGCCCGACGAGCAGGAAAGCACCGATTACGTGCGCGCCATTCAGCAGAAGCTCAATGACCTGACCGATGTGCACAAGCATTACCTGCGAAAGGAGTATCTGCTGTTCCCCTACTTCGAGAAGAACAACCTGATGGGTCCGCCTGCGGTGATGTGGGGGAAGCATGATGAGGCGCGTCAGCTCCTGCGCGAGGCGATTTCCGTGTTGCAAAGCCAGCCTGCCTTCACTGCAGCGCAGGCAAAAGACTGTATCCAGCAGGCAGTGCTGCCAGCGATAAACGCCATCGCGGAGATGATTTACAAGGAGGAGAAGATACTGTTCCCCGTTGCTCTTAGCCTGCTAACGGAGCAGGACTGGTACGAAATCTACCTGCAGAGCGACGAGTATGGCTACTGCCTCATTGCTCCAGAGGGCGAGTGGGTGCCCGAGGGCGGCGTCCAGATGCCGATACGGCAACCAGCTGCTTCTGGAGGGCGCATCCGTATGCCAACCGGCAGCTTTACCCTGGAAGAGCTCATCGCGGTGATGGCTACTCTGCCCTTCGACCTCACCTTCGTGGACAAGGACGACACGGTGCGCTACTTCAGTCCGGGAAAGGAGCGCATCTTTAGCCGTTCCAAAGCCATCCTCGGACGCAAGGTGCAGTACTGCCACCCGCCCAAGAGCGTACACATCGTTGATCAGATACTCAGCGACTTCAAGTCGGGCAAGCAAAGCCGTGCGCGATTCTGGATTAACCTGCGCGGCAGGCTGGTATATATCTGCTACTACGCCGTGCGTAACGAAGAGGGCGAGTACCTGGGCACCCTGGAGGTGACGCAGGAACTCACCGAGGCGCGTTCTCTGGAGGGCGAGCGCCGCTTGCTGATGTACGACGGCGAGGCTGCGGATTGACCACTCGTCCGCTTTCCTCTTAGAAGCGGTAGTCCCGCGTGTGTGCCTCTTCCAGATAGCGCGCCACCAGCGTGGCTGCCGCTTCGACGTCTTTGCGGTGCACCATCTCGTTCACGGTATGCACGTATCGAGTGGGCACGCTGATGGTGATGCTCACTGTGCCCGCACGGCTGCGCTGCAGTGCGCCCGCATCGGTGCCTCCACGAGGCAGAATCTCCATCTGGTGCGGGATTTGCTCGCGCTCGGCAATCTCGCGGAAATGCTCCACCAGCTTCGGATGGCAGATGAGGCTGCCGTCCATAATCTTGATAGCCACCCCTTGCCCCAGTTTGGTCACCGTCTCGGTGTCGGAAGGGCCGGGGTAATCGTTCGCCAGCGTCACGTCCAGAGCGATGCCGATGTCGGGGTCTATCGCGTAAGCCGCTGTGGTTGCACCGCGCAAGCCCACCTCCTCCTGCGCCGTGGCGACGGCGTAGATGTCCACCTCCGTACGCTTGTCTTTCAACAGGCGCAGGGCTTCGATCATCACAAACACGCCCACACGGTCGTCCTTCGCCTTACCGAACAGGGTGTCGCCGCTGGACTCGGTGGTGCGGTCCATCGTTACCATGTCGCCAACCGATACTTTCTCCTTCACCTGCTCGGCGGTCATGCCCAAATCGACGAAGAAGCTCTCGATTTGCGGGGCTTTGTTCATCTCCTCGGGGGTCAGCATGTGGGCGGGTTTGGTGGAGTAGGCGAGCACGCCCTTCAGCACCTCGCCCTTGCGCGTATGCACCAGCACGCGCTGCGCAAACAACTGACGGGCATCAAACCCTCCCAGCGGTTGCAGTCGTACGAAACCTTTATCGTCGATGTGCCGTACTATAAATCCAATTTCGTCCATGTGCGCCGCCAGCATCACTTTGCGTGCGCCGTTGCCGCGCTTGACGCCCACCACGTTGCCCATCACGTCTACCTCCATACTATCTACCAGCGGCGCCAGCGCGTCTTTAACCACCTCGCGAATCGGGTCCTCTCTACCCGGAACGCCCGGTGTCTCACACAGTCGCTTCAACAGGTCGAAATCCATGTCAGCCTCCCACAGTTGTCGTTTGCTCCCCTTCACGCTTAGCCCCTTGCGTGGTAGAATCCTTTGCAAGCACAGGAAACACGCGCGGGGTACTGGAAAATAATACTGGGAATACAGCTGAGGTTCAACGAGAGAACCCGGATGCTGGAGCGGGAGGGTATGAATGCCTGCAAACGTCTGTCGTGTGCCTTTAGTGTTTATACTAATCGCCTGCTTCTGTTGCCTGCAATCGGTTACCACTGCTCAGCGGGTATATCCTGATGCCCTTCGGCGCGACATCGAGCGCGCCCGGGACAGGGTGTATCCGGCGGTGGTCAACATTCTGGCGGTCACGCGCTACTTCAGCGAGGGACGGGCGCAACGTTCCCCCTCGGGCGGCAGTGGGGTCATCGTCACGCCGCAGGGACACGTGTTGACCAATTACCACGTGGCGGGCAACTCCACTCGCATTACCTGTTCCCTGACCACTGGCGAAACTCTGGAAGCCACCGTCGTCGCGCATGACCCATTGACCGACCTGAGTATCCTGAAACTGCGTGCCGACCCCAAACGCCGGTTTCCCCATGCGCCGCTGGGCAATTCGGACGCGCTGAAGGTGGGCGAATACGTGCTGGCGATGGGCAATCCGCTGATGCTTTCTTCGTCCGCGACGCTGGGCATCGTCTCTAACACGAGGCGCGTGTTCACCGACTTCACGCAGACCGAGATCGAGGAGCTGCAGCTGGATGAGGGCGAAAGCACCGGCTTACTGACGCGCTGGATCCAGCACGATGCGCTGATACTGCCCGGCAACTCGGGCGGGCCGCTGGTGAACCTCAACGGCGAGGTGGTGGGCATTAACGAGCTGGGTGGCAGCGGCATGGGCTTCGCCATCCCGTCTAACCTGGCGCGGCAGGTTCTGCAACAGGTGCTGAAGACGGGGCGCATCGAGCGTGGTTGGCTGGGTGTAACGGTGCTGCCAGTGGAAAAATTGGGTCGCAAAACCGGCGTGCTGGTCTCCTCGGTATTCCCCGACTCGCCCGCGCAGAAGGCGGGCATTCAGCCGGGCGACATCCTTCTGTCCATAGATGGAGTAGCGGTAAACGCTCGATTCTTTGAAGAGATACCCCTCTTCCATCAAAAGGTGGCTTCTCTGCCGATGGGAAAGCGGGTTACAATCCGCCTGCTGCGTGAGGGTAAGGAGCGTACTGTAACCGCTGTGACCGCGCGGTGGGAACGTGCGCGTGGGGAGGAAGAGGAGTTTCGCGAGGCGGGCATTACCGCGCAAAACATTACCCGCGCGATGATGGTGGCGCGCAAACTGGCAACGCAGCAGGGTGTACTGGTAACCGGTGTGCGCCCCGGTTACCCGTTCGACAGCGCGCGCCCGAACCTGAAGCGCAACGACATCATCACCTCGGTCAACGGTATTGCTACTCCCAACCTGACCGCCCTGCGCAAAGCGATTACAGCGGCGGTGAAAAACGGTGGAGAAGCGATAGTTCACTTCCGGCGCGGCGAGGAGCATCTGGTCACCGTAGCCCGCTTAACGACACCACCCCCGGACACCATCGGCGGCGAGCTGGCAAGACCCTGGCTGGGGGTCAAGACGCAGGTAGTGACCGCGGAGCTGGCAAAAGCGATGGGCGTGACGGAGGCTCGAGGCTTTCGCATTACCGAGGTATACCCGTGGACGGAGGCAGGGAAGGCAGGGTTGCGTGTGGGCGACATCATTCTCGCCGTGAACGACACCGACCTGGAGGCTTCGCGCCCGCAGGACGCGGACGAACTGCGCAGGGTTATCGAAGACCTGTCTGTGGGTGAACAGGTACAACTCACCATCCTGCGCGGTGAGAAGACACAAAGGGTATCGGTGACGCTGGAAGAGACACCCGCCTCTGGCGAGACCGCCCGACGGGTGCGCCAGAAGGAGTTTGAGTTTGTGGTACGCGACATCACGCCGATGGACCGCATGGAAAACCGCTGGAATCGCGACCAGAATGGTGTGCTGGTTGTCGAATGCACGATGGGTGGCTGGGCGCATCTGGCAGGGCTTCGTGCCGACGACTTGATTTTGAGCATCAACGGTGTGCCCATTGCCGACACACGCGCTTTCGAAGAGGTGATGGCGCGAGTAGTGCGGGAGCGTCCGAAGGTGACCCGCATCTTCCTGCGGCGCGATGGACGCACCCATTTCGTTTTCATCGAGCCTGACTGGGCAAAGCTGTTGCCGTAGTTCGCGGCAAGTCATTTCGACCCTGCCGAGCCGTTCGTAGGTGGGGTTTTCACGATACGATACAAAGGAGGATATTACCATGGGCAAATGGCTTTTGGCTGTGCTCCTCAGCCTGTGGATGGTCAGCACTGCCACTGCGCAAAACGAGGCGGTTAGCGTGCAGTCTGTGGTAGAGAAGGTAGCGCCTTCCATTGCCACCGTCAAGGTGGTGCTGAAGACCACCATGAGAATGGGCGGAGAGAGCATGGAGGAGGAGTCCAAAATGAGCCTGCAGGGCGTGGTCATAACGCCCGACGGGCTCATTATGGTTTCCAACTCGCCCTTCTCGCCAAAACGAATGATGGAGATGCTGGCTGGAGAGGCGATGCCTGCTGGTATGGACTACAAGATGACCCCGACCTCCATTAAAGTTATCTTCGGTAACGAGGACAGGGAGTACGACGCCTTCCTCGCAGCGACCGACGCCAAGCTGGACCTCGCTTTCATCAAG
Proteins encoded in this region:
- a CDS encoding M42 family metallopeptidase, yielding MDFDLLKRLCETPGVPGREDPIREVVKDALAPLVDSMEVDVMGNVVGVKRGNGARKVMLAAHMDEIGFIVRHIDDKGFVRLQPLGGFDARQLFAQRVLVHTRKGEVLKGVLAYSTKPAHMLTPEEMNKAPQIESFFVDLGMTAEQVKEKVSVGDMVTMDRTTESSGDTLFGKAKDDRVGVFVMIEALRLLKDKRTEVDIYAVATAQEEVGLRGATTAAYAIDPDIGIALDVTLANDYPGPSDTETVTKLGQGVAIKIMDGSLICHPKLVEHFREIAEREQIPHQMEILPRGGTDAGALQRSRAGTVSITISVPTRYVHTVNEMVHRKDVEAAATLVARYLEEAHTRDYRF
- a CDS encoding HDIG domain-containing protein; translated protein: MNRQDAWNLLCEYTQSENLRRHALAVEACMRYYARLWGEDEDLWGIVGLLHDMDYEQHPSMEEHPFVGMEILRQRGYPEEVVRAVGAHADHTGIPRQTRMEHTLFACDELTGFVTAVALVRPSKKLAQVDVSAVRKKMKDKAFARAVSREDLLKGAEEIGLPFDEHVQHVINAMSTIAEELGL
- a CDS encoding DUF6259 domain-containing protein; its protein translation is MPTHVLRTPQMEIGVERGIIHLLANRKAGETFSVPAAPPLTGVRHLKSGEVWNDRPQVEHRLQGQELLVELRWREQGTGNLLQTRLRAQPEGDVLVTQKADCTLPGLVGLQWELVIPDTCELLVPGYSGLRLSADSDFQPMQFNYPMEWEAQFVLVQGKRGGFLIYAEDNAEHFKRLFVQHRSRQFWVGFETWCTAPFDKIQQAESVRWRICAYSGSWLHGAAMYRRWAEETFGLAALRRTQPGWVDDIQTVIIDNGDDMDKMRALAERLNPRQTLVYIPDWRKDGYDRNYPDYTPLPDMPHRMEQLRRLGFRIMLHVNYFGCTPENPVYEQMKAYHFRDPFTGDPLYWDWQRAEPPIKFAYINPAAKAWRELFVQRMVDLCRLLKPDALHLDQTLCIYNDRNGLIDDMNAMQGNMALHRELRDALPDVALSGEGLNEVSFRYEQFAQRHAWGINAADSKAEMRYVRMAHPVSSSLLVPHTRLYGYLGMVSPQMWQLYVAWRTAYERFGVLPTFGWLSREQATQPDTTMQILWGEARWFQQHRPVPDYTPARWDANTVFAYRTVDGGIARYRREPTGVCLEAQKGGVRRIIARRIEGVSQARVGGSIPHWHAYNEQGMLGLNPDTSYVWVSNPPDLNALHVHHMPEKLMLAAATVQQAEWAHFGFQPHEEVLVVLHDLREQIRHEVAGRLGEGYIVEHETGAVARPHGDGIFMHPPYRRHVGKSVWLEYTVTLPADRTCVFRSGIGYTSPDAAQRSDGITFSVTAFGTRGSLSAKQHVMGNTPQELTLNLSALRGQRIRLRLEAHPGPKGSPDFDWGYWTRPRVAALPTQQMPVEVYSPQQPRLAFLNGAVARWQSVASRRYRFVLPADGGALVLVYAEPKPVALPVDLTQVTFQSGLELQGAVAAPTGFLQAGVGTGVCSGVAKRGFSAHPPPHGKSYVAFLLRLPWQPAVLRGFAGIRDGAEGKSNGVRFSVEVNGKEMWNRTVLPGEGWMPFEVPLNRWQGQAVFLRLVGDSLGDYGWDWAHWGEVRIE
- a CDS encoding ribonuclease HI family protein, yielding MKVYIDGASRGNPGKAGIGVVLCNDASEPVKEISESVGIATNNVAEYRALIRGLEEARALGADTVEVYTDSELLARQLSGQYGVHSPHLQPLYYRVRALLRLFKSVTIQHIPRAQNQRADTLAKAATGNESVSVQ
- a CDS encoding DUF438 domain-containing protein; protein product: MSELINNRQRRIETLKGLIRQLHQGTDEAEVKTKIEQLLPDLDYSDVFTAEMQLIQEGIPPQSIQQLCDAHTRVLRAQLDRQQAIEMPPGHPLHTFLQENRALSQVIEQVRSLVQQVEALPDEQESTDYVRAIQQKLNDLTDVHKHYLRKEYLLFPYFEKNNLMGPPAVMWGKHDEARQLLREAISVLQSQPAFTAAQAKDCIQQAVLPAINAIAEMIYKEEKILFPVALSLLTEQDWYEIYLQSDEYGYCLIAPEGEWVPEGGVQMPIRQPAASGGRIRMPTGSFTLEELIAVMATLPFDLTFVDKDDTVRYFSPGKERIFSRSKAILGRKVQYCHPPKSVHIVDQILSDFKSGKQSRARFWINLRGRLVYICYYAVRNEEGEYLGTLEVTQELTEARSLEGERRLLMYDGEAAD
- a CDS encoding PDZ domain-containing protein, producing the protein MPANVCRVPLVFILIACFCCLQSVTTAQRVYPDALRRDIERARDRVYPAVVNILAVTRYFSEGRAQRSPSGGSGVIVTPQGHVLTNYHVAGNSTRITCSLTTGETLEATVVAHDPLTDLSILKLRADPKRRFPHAPLGNSDALKVGEYVLAMGNPLMLSSSATLGIVSNTRRVFTDFTQTEIEELQLDEGESTGLLTRWIQHDALILPGNSGGPLVNLNGEVVGINELGGSGMGFAIPSNLARQVLQQVLKTGRIERGWLGVTVLPVEKLGRKTGVLVSSVFPDSPAQKAGIQPGDILLSIDGVAVNARFFEEIPLFHQKVASLPMGKRVTIRLLREGKERTVTAVTARWERARGEEEEFREAGITAQNITRAMMVARKLATQQGVLVTGVRPGYPFDSARPNLKRNDIITSVNGIATPNLTALRKAITAAVKNGGEAIVHFRRGEEHLVTVARLTTPPPDTIGGELARPWLGVKTQVVTAELAKAMGVTEARGFRITEVYPWTEAGKAGLRVGDIILAVNDTDLEASRPQDADELRRVIEDLSVGEQVQLTILRGEKTQRVSVTLEETPASGETARRVRQKEFEFVVRDITPMDRMENRWNRDQNGVLVVECTMGGWAHLAGLRADDLILSINGVPIADTRAFEEVMARVVRERPKVTRIFLRRDGRTHFVFIEPDWAKLLP